Proteins encoded by one window of Asterias rubens chromosome 18, eAstRub1.3, whole genome shotgun sequence:
- the LOC117302199 gene encoding enolase-like: MPITKIFARQIFDSRGNPTVEVDLTTEKGVFRAAVPSGASTGIYEALELRDKDPKRFLGKGVDKAIKNINDIIAPALIAKNLDVTKQTEVDQFMLSLDGTENKSKLGANAILGVSLAVCKAGAASSGVPLYQYIAQLAGNKQVILPVPAFNVINGGSHAGNKLAMQEFMLLPTGAGSFKEAMRIGAEIYQNLKAVIKSKYGQDATNVGDEGGFAPNIQDNREGLELLKEAIARAGYTDKVKIGMDVAASEFHRDKKYDLDFKNKDSDPSKFLTGKELTALYLDFIKDYPVVSIEDSHDQDDWESWSDFTSRTDIQVVGDDLTVTNPKRIKTAIEKKSCNCLLLKVNQIGSVTESIEACKLAQSNGWGVMVSHRSGETEDTFIADLVVGLCTGQIKTGAPCRSERLAKYNQILRIEEELGANAVYAGEKFRHPLK, encoded by the exons GGGTTTTCCGGGCAGCTGTGCCAAGCGGTGCGTCCACTGGGATCTATGAGGCCCTGGAGCTTCGAGACAAAGATCCAAAGAGGTTTCTTGGCAAGGGGGTCGATAAAGCCATAAAGAACATCAACGACATCATCGCTCCGGCTTTGATTGCCAAG AATTTAGACGTTACCAAACAGACAGAAGTGGATCAGTTTATGCTCAGTCTTGATGGCACAGAAAACAAGT CCAAGCTTGGAGCGAACGCCATCTTGGGTGTATCTCTAGCCGTCTGCAAGGCTGGGGCTGCTTCATCTGGTGTGCCCTTGTACCAGTACATTGCTCAACTTGCTGGAAACAAACAAGTTATCCTTCCAGTACCA GCTTTCAATGTGATCAATGGTGGTAGCCATGCCGGTAACAAGCTTGCCATGCAGGAGTTTATGCTCCTTCCAACAG GTGCTGGCTCCTTCAAGGAAGCCATGAGAATTGGAGCTGAGATTTACCAGAACCTGAAGGCGGTTATCAAGAGTAAATACGGACAAGATG CAACCAATGTCGGTGATGAAGGTGGATTTGCTCCCAACATTCAGGACAATCGTGAAG GACTTGAGCTTTTGAAGGAAGCCATTGCAAGAGCTGGCTACACAGACAAGGTCAAGATCGGTATGGATGTTGCTGCGTCCGAGTTCCACCGTGACAAAAAATACGATCTGGACTTCAAGAACAAGGACTCCGATCCTTCCAAATTC TTGACTGGTAAAGAGCTGACAGCTTTGTACCTGGATTTCATCAAAGATTACCCAG TTGTTTCCATCGAAGACTCCCATGATCAGGACGATTGGGAATCCTGGTCTGACTTCACCAGCCGTACTGACATTCAGGTTGTTGGAGATGATCTTACCGTCACTAACCCAAAACGAATCAAGACAGCCATCGAGAAGAAATCATGCAATTGTCTCCTCCTGAAGGTCAATCAGATCGGATCCGTGACGGAGTCTATTGAAGC GTGTAAGCTGGCTCAGTCTAATGGATGGGGTGTCATGGTGAGCCACCGCAGCGGTGAAACCGAAGATACATTCATCGCTGATCTGGTCGTTGGGCTGTGCACCGGCCAGATTAAGACCGGTGCCCCGTGCCGCTCTGAACGCCTGGCCAAGTACAACCAGATACTAAG AATTGAAGAGGAGCTTGGAGCAAATGCTGTTTACGCCGGTGAAAAATTCAGACACCCTCTGAAATAG